One genomic region from Onychostoma macrolepis isolate SWU-2019 chromosome 23, ASM1243209v1, whole genome shotgun sequence encodes:
- the rpl10 gene encoding large ribosomal subunit protein uL16 encodes MGRRPARCYRYCKNKPYPKSRFCRGVPDPKIRIFDLGRKKAKVDEFPLCAHMVSDEYEQLSSEALEAARICANKYMVKTCGKDGFHIRVRLHPFHVIRINKMLSCAGADRLQTGMRGAFGKPQGTVARVHIGQVIMSVRTKAQNKEHVIEALRRAKFKFPGRQKIHISKKYGFTKFNACDFDDMLAEKRVIPDGCGVKYIPSRGPLSRWKALHAN; translated from the exons ATGGGCCGCCGTCCAGCCCGTTG CTACAGATACTGTAAGAACAAGCCTTACCCCAAGTCCCGTTTCTGTCGAGGTGTTCCTG ATCCCAAGATCAGGATCTTCGACTTGGGCAGGAAGAAGGCTAAGGTGGATGAGTTCCCCCTGTGTGCTCACATGGTATCTGATGAATATGAGCAGCTGTCCAGTGAAG CTCTTGAGGCTGCCCGTATCTGCGCCAACAAGTACATGGTGAAGACCTGCGGTAAAGATGGTTTCCACATCCGCGTGCGCCTGCACCCCTTCCATGTTATCCGTATCAACAAAATGTTATCCTGTGCTGGAGCTGATAG GCTCCAGACTGGTATGCGTGGTGCTTTTGGTAAGCCTCAGGGCACAGTGGCTCGTGTGCACATTGGCCAGGTGATCATGTCTGTGCGCACAAAGGCCCAGAACAAGGAACATGTGATCGAGGCTCTGAGGAGAGCTAAGTTCAAGTTCCCTGGCCGTCAGAAG ATCCACATCTCCAAGAAGTATGGATTCACAAAGTTCAATGCCTGCGACTTTGATGACATGCTGGCAGAGAAGCGTGTGATCCCTGATGGCTGTGGGGTGAAGTACATCCCCAGCCGTGGACCCCTGAGCCGCTGGAAGGCCCTGCACGCCAACTAA
- the dnase1l1 gene encoding LOW QUALITY PROTEIN: deoxyribonuclease-1-like 1 (The sequence of the model RefSeq protein was modified relative to this genomic sequence to represent the inferred CDS: inserted 2 bases in 1 codon), with product MRMTGRLFLLTLSILSGPLSCYGFRICAFNIKSFGDSKSADAKIMSSISRIVSRCDICLLQEVRDQKNKAIPRLLATLNRLNDNDYDHVASERLGRTQTYQEQYVFVYRKSKATLRNQYQYPDTQKGDVDAFSREPFVVHFQAPKTVAKEFVLIPQHTTPSNATKEIDELYDVFVDIKXRWKIENVIFLGDFNAACGYVAKKNRKNIRLLSDPSFIWLIQDNVDTTVKESTDCAYDRIVVHGEPFLRTIEPLSARPFNFPKEFHLTEAEALEVSDHYPIEVVLKTKKSGFFAGNSKALCLLPTAFILNISLLLQMII from the exons ATGAG GATGACCGGCAGACTGTTCCTCCTCACTCTCTCTATTCTTTCTGGCCCACTGAGCTGCTATGGCTTCAGAATTTGTGCCTTTAATATTAAGAGTTTTGGTGATTCAAAATCAGCCGATGCCAAAATCATGAGTTCTATATCACGG ATTGTATCTCGCTGTGACATATGTTTGCTCCAGGAGGTCAGAGATCAGAAAAATAAAGCCATCCCGCGCCTGCTTGCTACACTCAACAG ACTTAATGATAATGATTATGACCATGTGGCAAGTGAGCGCCTCGGGAGAACACAAACCTATCAGGAGCAATACGTTTTTGTTTATAG gAAAAGCAAAGCGACTCTGAGAAACCAGTATCAGTATCCAGATACACAAAAAGGGGATGTAGATGCTTTCTCCAGAGAACCCTTTGTGGTACATTTCCAAGCCCCTAAAACAG TGGCCAAGGAGTTTGTCTTGATCCCACAGCACACCACTCCTTCAAATGCCACCAAAGAGATTGACGAACTCTATGATGTCTTTGTGGATATTAA GCGTTGGAAAATTGAG AATGTGATATTCCTTGGGGACTTCAATGCAGCTTGTGGTTATGTGGCTAAAAAGAACCGTAAGAACATCAGACTCCTCTCTGACCCGTCTTTCATCTGGCTGATTCAGGATAATGTGGACACTACAGTGAAAGAGTCGACTGACTGTGCATATGACCG AATTGTTGTGCATGGAGAGCCATTTCTCAGAACAATTGAACCGTTATCAGCACGGCCGTTCAATTTTCCTAAGGAATTCCACCTTACAGAGGCAGAG GCTCTAGAAGTGAGCGATCACTACCCCATTGAAGTGGTACTCAAAACTAAGAAATCAGGGTTCTTCGCAGGAAACAGCAAAGCTTTGTGTCTTCTACCTACAGCGTTTATCCTGAACATTTCACTGCTGCTGCAGATGATCATATGA